Proteins from a single region of Carassius gibelio isolate Cgi1373 ecotype wild population from Czech Republic chromosome A5, carGib1.2-hapl.c, whole genome shotgun sequence:
- the LOC128014903 gene encoding carbonic anhydrase 4: protein MRCLLSAVLLPLLLRPCTGADWCYQTQVSCPSHCKGPDQWKLVNKDCGESRQSPINIVTKKTVLDERLTPFRFTGYQTVFDSTMKNNGHSVQVNIPITATVSGGNLEETYKAVQFHLHWGNNGGPGSEHTIDGEQYPMELHIVHMKQRYDRLEDALKDPSGVAVLGFFYEESTSTNKKYNEFTHGLRSIQNTNGNTTLRKISLNQLILPEANMTNYYRYDGSLTTPDCTEVVVWTVFENPIPLDIQQLKSFNDLKFKDGTPMVGTFRPIQPRNGRVVYRSSGVAVIASVILILASISAALGLSRPN from the exons ATGCGGTGTCTGCTTTCAGCTGTTCTTCTGCCTCTGCTTCTGCGTCCGTGCACCGGTGCAG ACTGGTGCTACCAGACACAAGTGAGCTGTCCGTCCCACTGTAAAG GACCGGACCAATGGAAACTTGTCAATAAAGACTGTGGGGAGAGCAGACAGTCACCAATCAACATAGTGACAAAGAAAACCGTGCTGGATGAACGCCTGACGCCTTTCAGATTCACCGGCTACCAGACCGTGTTCGACAGCACCATGAAGAACAATGGCCACTCGG TTCAGGTCAATATACCCATCACAGCCACAGTGTCCGGAGGAAACCTGGAAGAAACGTACAAAGCCGTGCAGTTTCACCTCCACTGGGGCAACAACGGAGGTCCTGGATCTGAACACACCATCGATGGAGAGCAGTATCCTATGGAG ctgcatATAGTGCACATGAAACAAAGATACGACAGACTTGAAGATGCACTCAAAGATCCTTCTGGAGTCGCCGTGCTGGGATTCTTCTACGAG GAGTCAACCAGCACAAACAAAAAGTACAATGAGTTCACACACGGCCTGCGCAGCATCCAGAATACAA ATGGAAACACGACGCTTCGTAAGATCTCTCTGAATCAGCTCATTCTGCCTGAAGCCAACATGACGAACTATTACCGGTATGACGGCTCGCTGACCACACCGGACTGCACGGAGGTTGTGGTGTGGACGGTGTTTGAAAACCCCATTCCCCTCGACATACAACAG CTTAAGAGTTTTAATGATCTGAAGTTCAAAGATGGGACGCCAATGGTGGGAACATTCAGACCCATTCAGCCGCGTAACGGACGTGTGGTTTACCGGTCCAGCGGTGTAGCGGTCATCGCCAGCGTCATCCTGATTCTGGCCTCCATCAGCGCAGCATTAGGCCTGTCCCGTCCGAACTAG